The Microbacterium foliorum genome has a window encoding:
- a CDS encoding sensor histidine kinase, which translates to MPAAPFTRIPSIREQRGDLVLAAVMFVGAVLSAALSTVADMYGDTRAEPWTALVYAVAVTAPLAVRRRWPGPVAVTVCVAYFLAISFQVPEIYVGNIAMFVSLYTVGAWMNNRRAAMIVRVSIIVGMFVWLLITMYRQAIEEADKAEVAAGLLSPYLAFMLIQLLLNVLYFGGAYYFGERSWHAAQERQALEHRTAELEREREVTAAQAVALDRVRIARELHDVVAHHVSVMGVQAGAARLVIDQDPEKSKSILTGIEGSARDAIHELRHLLETLRSPGSETPDAASTVTLDDIRSLVEASTEAGLPTDYAVIGEPVPVPSVVAVNLYRITQESLTNARRHAGAGAIADVRVRYDDEGVEVEVVNTGRAMAVLRPGLGQLGMRERAAASGGTLEVTPRPSGGMRVRARVPLSETSAAS; encoded by the coding sequence ATGCCCGCCGCGCCGTTCACCCGCATCCCCAGCATCCGTGAGCAGCGCGGAGATCTCGTGCTCGCCGCGGTGATGTTCGTCGGCGCGGTGCTGAGCGCCGCGCTCTCGACGGTCGCCGACATGTACGGCGACACCCGGGCGGAGCCGTGGACGGCGCTCGTGTACGCGGTGGCCGTCACCGCCCCGCTCGCGGTGCGGCGGCGCTGGCCGGGCCCGGTGGCGGTGACCGTGTGCGTCGCGTACTTCCTCGCGATCTCGTTCCAGGTACCCGAGATCTACGTCGGCAACATCGCGATGTTCGTGTCGCTGTACACGGTGGGCGCGTGGATGAACAATCGCAGAGCCGCGATGATCGTGCGCGTCTCGATCATCGTCGGGATGTTCGTCTGGCTCCTCATCACGATGTACCGCCAGGCGATCGAAGAGGCCGACAAGGCCGAGGTCGCCGCCGGTCTGCTCTCGCCCTACCTGGCCTTCATGCTCATCCAGCTGCTGCTGAACGTGCTCTACTTCGGCGGCGCGTACTACTTCGGCGAGCGTTCGTGGCACGCGGCGCAGGAGCGCCAGGCGCTCGAGCACCGCACGGCCGAGCTCGAGCGGGAGCGCGAGGTGACCGCCGCGCAAGCCGTCGCCCTCGATCGCGTGCGCATCGCCCGCGAACTGCACGACGTGGTCGCGCATCATGTGTCGGTCATGGGCGTGCAGGCGGGAGCCGCTCGTCTGGTGATCGACCAGGATCCGGAGAAGTCCAAGAGCATCCTGACCGGCATCGAGGGGTCGGCGCGCGATGCCATCCACGAGCTGCGGCACCTGCTCGAGACCCTGCGCTCCCCGGGCAGCGAGACGCCGGATGCCGCGTCGACCGTGACCCTCGACGACATCCGCTCGCTCGTCGAAGCGTCCACCGAGGCGGGGCTGCCCACCGACTACGCGGTGATCGGCGAGCCCGTGCCGGTGCCCTCGGTCGTCGCCGTCAACCTGTATCGGATCACGCAGGAGTCGCTGACGAACGCTCGCCGGCATGCCGGAGCGGGCGCCATCGCCGATGTGCGCGTCCGCTACGACGACGAGGGCGTCGAGGTCGAGGTCGTCAACACCGGTCGAGCCATGGCGGTGCTGCGCCCCGGGCTGGGACAGCTCGGCATGCGCGAGCGGGCCGCAGCATCCGGCGGCACCCTCGAGGTGACCCCTCGCCCCTCGGGCGGGATGCGCGTGCGAGCGCGGGTGCCTCTGAGCGAGACGAGTGCCGCCTCATGA
- a CDS encoding response regulator translates to MTTSTPPIRVLLVDDHAMLRAGFRTILGTQPDITVVGEAATGAEAVAQASALRPDVITMDVQMPDMDGIEATRRIVADREVSAAIAIITTFDRDDYLYQALDAGASGFLLKNAGAEDLIAAVRALAAGDGMLAPEVTRRVLARFTTAAAPARPASPVRTAAPARTTTSVPTPLAEPLTERESEVLVLLADARSNAEIASALFIGEATVKTHVSRILQKLGARDRVQAVVLAHRLGLA, encoded by the coding sequence ATGACCACGTCCACGCCCCCTATCCGCGTGCTCCTCGTCGACGACCACGCGATGCTGCGCGCAGGGTTCCGCACGATCCTCGGCACCCAGCCCGACATCACCGTGGTGGGCGAGGCGGCGACCGGGGCCGAGGCGGTCGCCCAGGCATCCGCTCTGCGCCCCGACGTGATCACGATGGACGTGCAGATGCCCGACATGGACGGCATCGAGGCGACCCGCCGGATCGTCGCCGACCGCGAGGTCTCTGCGGCCATCGCGATCATCACCACCTTCGACCGCGACGACTACCTGTACCAGGCACTGGACGCCGGGGCCAGTGGCTTCCTGCTCAAGAACGCCGGCGCCGAAGACCTCATCGCCGCGGTGCGTGCCCTGGCCGCCGGCGACGGGATGCTCGCCCCCGAAGTCACCCGCCGCGTTCTCGCGCGTTTCACCACGGCCGCGGCGCCCGCTCGACCCGCATCGCCCGTGCGCACTGCGGCACCCGCTCGCACCACGACTTCCGTGCCGACGCCCCTCGCCGAACCCCTCACCGAGCGCGAGTCCGAGGTGCTCGTGCTGCTCGCCGATGCGCGCAGCAACGCCGAGATCGCGAGCGCCCTCTTCATCGGCGAGGCGACCGTGAAGACCCACGTGTCGCGCATCCTGCAGAAGCTCGGCGCCCGCGACCGCGTGCAGGCCGTCGTGCTCGCGCACCGC